A genomic window from Silene latifolia isolate original U9 population chromosome Y, ASM4854445v1, whole genome shotgun sequence includes:
- the LOC141632316 gene encoding uncharacterized protein LOC141632316 translates to MICEPIFKKLKVGEHVIWDDQCQDTFDKINKVLSSPPVLSPSVAGLPLSLYLTIMDTAMGVMLAQTVDKEERDIYYNSKKILDYEVKYTPLEKTCLALVWATKKLRHYMLSYSLDFNVTNNAAEYEACLLGLRSALNLGVKKLLAHGDSSLVINQVGGSWKIKSKSLAPYQTRIEEFEKYFKDIRYVHLPRQENQFADALSKLPALINIPDHIDSMPICVKRRSSPAYVNAIDDAKEGKIEPWYTTILKFKETREYPPDLDTRGKRDLRMLFAQFIKSNDGQLYKKTAQGVLLRCIDKTTAKKVMEEVHDGECGPHMNAHMLIRKIIRLGYYWTTMETDCCKYVRHCHNCQIFVNIQQVAASMLYTMTSPWPFSTWGINIIRELEGIVLSLLQSTTLRSG, encoded by the exons atgatttgtgagccgatCTTTAAGAAACTGAAGGTCGGAGAACATGTTATATGGGATGACCAGTGTCAGGACACAttcgataaaataaataaagtgttatCTTCTCCACCAGTTTTGAGCCCATCAGTAGCCGGGCTGCCATTATCGCTATATCTAACTATCATGGATACAGCAATGGGGGTTATGTTAGCCCAAACAgttgacaaagaagaaagagATATTTACTACAACAGTAAAAAGATATTAGACTATGAAGTAAAGTACACACCTCTTGAAAAGACGTGTTTGGCCCTAGTCTGGGCAACGAAGAAATTaagacattacatgcttagctacagt TTGGATTTCAATGTCACaaacaacgccgctgaatatgaagcatgtttgCTTGGTTTACGTAGTGCTCTTAACTTGGGTGTGAAGAAATTGTTAGCACATGGAGACTCATCCcttgtgatcaatcaagtgggtgGGTCAtggaaaattaagagcaaaagttTGGCCCCATATCAAACCAGAATCGAAGAGTTTGAAAAATACTTCAAAGATATTCGATATGTTCACCTCCCAAGacaagaaaatcagtttgcagatgcATTATCAAAGTTACCTGCCTTAATCAACATTCCCGACCACATAGACAGTATGCCAATATGTGTCAAACGAAGATCGTCACCTGCCTATGTAAATGCAATCGATGATGCCAAGGAAGGTAAAATCGAACCATGGTATACAACCATTTTGAAATTCAAGGAAACAAGAGAGTATCCTCCCGACCTTGACACGCGTGGAAAGCGCGATCTACGAATGTTATTCGCCCAATTCATTAAGTCCAATGACGGGCAATTATATAAGAAGACGGCTCAAGGTGTTTTGTTGCGATGCATCGATAAAACAACAGCTAAAAAGGTTATGGAGGAAGTCCATGACGGTGAATGTGGGCCACACATGAACGCCCATATGTTAATCCGTAAGATCATAAGGCTTGGTtattattggacaacgatggaaACAGATTGTTGCAAATATGTCAGGCACTGTCATAATTGTCAGATATTCGTGAATATACAGCAAGTGGCAGCTTCTatgttatacaccatgacgtcaccctggccattTTCAACTTGGGGAATCAACATTATCAGAGAACTGGAGGGCATTGTTTTATCATTGTTGCAATCGACTACTTtacgaagtgggtag